One region of Chryseobacterium muglaense genomic DNA includes:
- a CDS encoding complex I subunit 4 family protein, with protein sequence MSYLLLTLLLLPLVGSGLTFAWKNASSKYLALGIALIQMFLTFYILSDFNFEPTVDSVLQYEINYPWSQFIKSNLHFGIDGMSLLLLLLTNILTPLIILSSFNENVSYKNSFYGLILLMQFGLVGVFTALDGLLFYIFWEVTLIPIWFIAALWGQENKRMEFTTKFFVYTFVGSLFMLAGLIYVGIHSASFDVTDLYNADLGETQQIVVFWFIFFAFAVKLPVFPFHTWQPDTYTYSPTQGSMLLSGIMLKMAIYGVIRYLLPITPTAILGISGQIVIILAIIGIVHGALIAIIQTDMKRIIAYSSFSHVGLMVAGIFSSAVLTLNGTFTIEGAEGALVQTFAHGINVAGLFYCADILYKRFKTRDIRQMGGLAKVAPKFAVLFLLIILGSMGVPLTNGFIGEFILIKSIFDFNILASIIAGLTIILAAVYLLRFYGKAMFGEGNAEVLSTAKDLSAVEFSVLASIAVFVIVFGVFPQPIIDMVGSSLKFVFSSMSN encoded by the coding sequence ATGTCTTATTTACTATTAACATTATTACTTTTACCTCTTGTAGGTTCGGGATTAACCTTTGCATGGAAGAACGCTTCCAGCAAATATTTGGCACTGGGAATTGCTTTGATTCAAATGTTCCTTACATTTTACATCCTATCGGATTTCAATTTTGAACCGACAGTTGATAGTGTATTGCAATACGAAATCAATTATCCTTGGTCGCAGTTTATAAAAAGTAATCTTCACTTCGGAATTGACGGAATGAGTTTGCTTCTATTATTACTGACCAATATTCTTACGCCGTTAATTATTTTATCATCTTTTAACGAAAACGTAAGCTACAAAAACTCGTTTTACGGATTGATTTTGCTAATGCAGTTTGGTCTTGTGGGAGTATTTACAGCTTTAGACGGTTTGTTATTCTATATTTTCTGGGAAGTAACATTGATTCCAATCTGGTTTATCGCTGCTCTTTGGGGACAGGAAAACAAAAGAATGGAATTCACTACAAAATTTTTCGTATATACATTCGTAGGATCTTTGTTTATGTTGGCGGGTTTAATCTATGTAGGAATTCACTCGGCATCGTTTGATGTTACAGATTTGTACAATGCAGATTTGGGTGAAACACAGCAGATTGTTGTTTTCTGGTTTATCTTCTTTGCATTTGCAGTGAAATTACCGGTTTTCCCTTTCCATACTTGGCAACCTGATACGTATACTTATTCTCCAACTCAAGGATCGATGCTTTTATCAGGAATTATGCTGAAAATGGCAATCTACGGAGTGATTAGATATTTATTACCAATTACACCAACTGCTATTTTAGGGATTTCAGGACAGATTGTAATCATCCTGGCGATTATCGGAATTGTACACGGTGCATTAATTGCGATCATCCAAACAGATATGAAGAGAATTATTGCCTATTCATCTTTCTCACACGTTGGATTGATGGTTGCAGGTATTTTCTCTTCGGCAGTTCTTACTTTAAACGGAACTTTTACAATTGAAGGAGCTGAAGGAGCTTTAGTTCAGACTTTCGCTCACGGTATCAACGTAGCAGGTTTATTCTATTGTGCAGATATTCTATACAAAAGATTCAAAACAAGAGACATCAGACAAATGGGAGGTTTGGCAAAAGTAGCACCTAAGTTTGCAGTACTTTTCCTATTAATCATTTTAGGTTCAATGGGAGTTCCATTGACAAATGGTTTCATTGGAGAGTTTATCCTGATTAAATCTATTTTTGATTTTAATATTTTAGCTTCTATCATTGCTGGTTTAACTATCATTTTGGCAGCAGTTTATCTATTAAGATTTTACGGTAAAGCAATGTTTGGTGAAGGTAATGCAGAAGTTTTGAGCACCGCAAAAGATTTATCGGCAGTAGAATTTTCGGTATTGGCAAGTATTGCAGTATTTGTAATCGTGTTTGGTGTTTTCCCTCAACCGATTATCGATATGGTGGGAAGTTCATTGAAGTTTGTGTTTTCATCGATGAGTAATTAA